From the genome of Glycine max cultivar Williams 82 chromosome 2, Glycine_max_v4.0, whole genome shotgun sequence, one region includes:
- the LOC100792278 gene encoding agamous-like MADS-box protein AGL18 isoform X1, with protein sequence MGRGKIEIKKIENLNSRQVTFSKRRNGLLKKAKELSVLCDAEVAVIIFSSTGKLYEFSNTSMEHTLSRYSKGAESDSAEQPIDVPPTDVMAVEPDTNLLMEEITKLRSAYLRMMGKELDGLSLKELQQLENQLSEGMQSVKDKKEQVLVEQLRKSRIQEQKAMLENEVLRKQLEEIQNKTKSQFLEFSSLDRTFSKNGSKSLFNCASEENDLSDTSLQLGLSTDYGRQRKALKMEPCNDSGSQVASH encoded by the exons ATGGGGAGAGGGAAGATTGAGATTAAGAAGATTGAGAATTTGAACAGCAGACAAGTTACCTTCTCCAAGAGGAGAAATGGGTTGTTGAAGAAGGCCAAAGAGTTGTCTGTTCTCTGTGATGCAGAGGTTGCTGTCATCATATTCTCCAGCACTGGCAAGCTTTATGAGTTCTCAAACACAAG CATGGAGCATACCCTTTCGAGGTACAGTAAAGGCGCAGAATCAGATTCTGCAGAGCAACCTATTGATGTGCCCCCAACAGAT gTTATGGCTGTGGAGCCTGATACTAACCTTTTGATGGAGGAAATAACAAAGCTTCGATCAGCATACTT AAGGATGATGGGTAAGGAGCTTGATGGATTGAGCCTTAAAGAACTGCAACAACTAGAAAATCAACTAAGTGAAGGGATGCAATCTGTCAAAGACAAGAAG GAACAAGTACTTGTGGAACAGCTTAGGAAGTCCAGGATACAG GAGCAAAAGGCCATGCTGGAAAATGAAGTTCTGCGCAAACAG CTTGaggaaatacaaaataaaacaaagtcaCAGTTCCTTGAATTCAGCTCTTTGGATAGGACATTTTCCAAGAATGGTTCAAAATCCCTTTTCAATTGTGCTTCAGAGGAAAATGACCTTTCAGATACTTCCTTGCAGTTAGG GTTGTCAACAGATTATGGTCGCCAGAGGAAAGCATTGAAGATGGAACCTTGCAACGACTCAGGGAGTCAAGTGGCTTCACATTGA
- the LOC100792278 gene encoding agamous-like MADS-box protein AGL18 isoform X2: MGRGKIEIKKIENLNSRQVTFSKRRNGLLKKAKELSVLCDAEVAVIIFSSTGKLYEFSNTRRMMGKELDGLSLKELQQLENQLSEGMQSVKDKKEQVLVEQLRKSRIQEQKAMLENEVLRKQLEEIQNKTKSQFLEFSSLDRTFSKNGSKSLFNCASEENDLSDTSLQLGLSTDYGRQRKALKMEPCNDSGSQVASH, encoded by the exons ATGGGGAGAGGGAAGATTGAGATTAAGAAGATTGAGAATTTGAACAGCAGACAAGTTACCTTCTCCAAGAGGAGAAATGGGTTGTTGAAGAAGGCCAAAGAGTTGTCTGTTCTCTGTGATGCAGAGGTTGCTGTCATCATATTCTCCAGCACTGGCAAGCTTTATGAGTTCTCAAACACAAG AAGGATGATGGGTAAGGAGCTTGATGGATTGAGCCTTAAAGAACTGCAACAACTAGAAAATCAACTAAGTGAAGGGATGCAATCTGTCAAAGACAAGAAG GAACAAGTACTTGTGGAACAGCTTAGGAAGTCCAGGATACAG GAGCAAAAGGCCATGCTGGAAAATGAAGTTCTGCGCAAACAG CTTGaggaaatacaaaataaaacaaagtcaCAGTTCCTTGAATTCAGCTCTTTGGATAGGACATTTTCCAAGAATGGTTCAAAATCCCTTTTCAATTGTGCTTCAGAGGAAAATGACCTTTCAGATACTTCCTTGCAGTTAGG GTTGTCAACAGATTATGGTCGCCAGAGGAAAGCATTGAAGATGGAACCTTGCAACGACTCAGGGAGTCAAGTGGCTTCACATTGA